One genomic window of Leopardus geoffroyi isolate Oge1 chromosome C3, O.geoffroyi_Oge1_pat1.0, whole genome shotgun sequence includes the following:
- the LOC123586823 gene encoding LOW QUALITY PROTEIN: ATP synthase subunit epsilon, mitochondrial-like (The sequence of the model RefSeq protein was modified relative to this genomic sequence to represent the inferred CDS: substituted 2 bases at 2 genomic stop codons): MVVYGXQAGLSYTXYFQIFAKAVRDALTTELKTDAKKTSGSSLKIVKVKKE, translated from the coding sequence ATGGTGGTGTACGGGTGACAGGCTGGGCTCAGCTACACCTGATACTTCCAGATCTTTGCAAAAGCAGTGAGAGATGCACTGACAACAGAACTCAAAACAGATGCCAAGAAGACTTCCGGCAGCAGCCTAAAAATTGTGAAAGTGAAAAAGGAATAG